One part of the Aspergillus luchuensis IFO 4308 DNA, chromosome 5, nearly complete sequence genome encodes these proteins:
- a CDS encoding uncharacterized protein (COG:S;~EggNog:ENOG410PT07;~InterPro:IPR001087,IPR036514;~PFAM:PF00657;~go_function: GO:0016788 - hydrolase activity, acting on ester bonds [Evidence IEA]), protein MRLFSKFHAVCALAVCSILLSASFLASQHYYRRVVLTKEPSSDFRATASFDRRLVVFGDSWSDNNAAELQGSVWTDWLCNSFSCHHENLAETAKSLRGNYIGSVVDNTELSGSLLNLYKSPLADLKAQVANWIAAETEATREMDATAVGMRQNRTIVVVSFGVWDLWNVMAKTYEDASHAVDRNIKVIMEELDLLAETWGSNDLKIILTLAPDVTFLPAYRAQGQPQITKHKDAVRIADYWNGELRNNAEDWSNGTIYLFDTNSFLADQIRDWQLFAAGIEEESGLGKNEDPGWENVEDACVQSSQQWMVTSGAQQCDRPEKFLFWNDMHLGPSAHRLLGAEVFHGIEEMWLR, encoded by the exons ATGCGCCTCTTTAGCAAATTTCACGCGGTCTGCGCCTTGGCTGTGTGCAGCATTCTCCTGTCAGCCTCCTTTCTCGCCTCTCAGCATTACTATCGTCGGGTAGTCTTGACAAAAGAGCCTTCGTCGGATTTCCGCGCCACGGCATCTTTCGACCGTCGCCTAGTCGTCTTTGGTGACTCGTGGAGCGATAACAATGCAGCCGAGCTTCAGGGATCTGTATGGACGGACTGGCTTTGTAACTCG TTCTCATGTCACCATGAAAACTTAGCAGAGACAGCCAAGTCTCTGAGAGGAAACTACATTGGCTCTGTGGTGGATAACACGGAGCTGTCGGGTTCCTTACTCAACCTCTACAAGTCTCCATTGGCGGATCTGAAAGCTCAGGTCGCCAATTGGATTGCGGCGGAGACGGAAGCCACGAGAGAGATGGATGCGACTGCGGTTGGCATGCGTCAGAATCGCACCATCGTGGTTGTATCCTTTGGTGTATGGGACCTGTGGAACGTAATGGCAAAGACGTACGAGGACGCATCCCATGCAGTCGATCGCAATATCAAAGTCATtatggaggagctggatttGCTGGCCGAGACATGGGGCAGCAATGACCTCAAGATCATCCTGACATTAGCACCAGATGTAACCTTCCTGCCGGCCTATAGAGCGCAGGGGCAGCCGCAGATTACCAAGCACAAAGATGCCGTGAGGATCGCAGACTATTGGAACGGAGAACTCCGCAATAACGCCGAAGATTGGTCGAACGGCACGATTTATTTGTTCGACACCAACTCTTTTCTGGCCGACCAGATTCGCGACTGGCAACTCTTTGCCGCAGGGATCGAGGAAGAGAGTGGATTGGGGAAGAACGAGGATCCCGGTTGGGAGAATGTTGAAGACGCATGCGTCCAAAGCAGCCAGCAATGGATGGTGACGTCAGGCGCGCAACAGTGCGACCGTCCAGAGAAATTTTTGTTCTG GAACGACATGCACCTTGGCCCCTCAGCGCATAGACTTCTGGGCGCGGAAGTGTTCCATGGAATCGAAGAGATGTGGCTCCGATGA
- the RPS6 gene encoding 40S ribosomal protein eS6 (COG:J;~EggNog:ENOG410PHTT;~InterPro:IPR014401,IPR018282,IPR001377;~PFAM:PF01092;~go_component: GO:0005840 - ribosome [Evidence IEA];~go_function: GO:0003735 - structural constituent of ribosome [Evidence IEA];~go_process: GO:0006412 - translation [Evidence IEA]): protein MKLNISYPANGSQKIIEVDDERKLRPFMEKRMGTEVAGDSLGDEFKGYILKITGGNDKQGFPMKQGVLLPTRTRLLLADGHSCYRPRRTGERKRKSVRGAITGQDLAVLALSIVKQGEGELPGLTDTVVPKRLGPKRATKIRRFFGLDKKDDVRKFVIRRTVTREGKPDYTKAPKIQRLVTPQRLQRKRQRIALKRRRAEAAREAANDYAKLLASRVHEEKAKRDELRKRRASSMRK from the exons ATGAAGCTCAACATCTCCTACCCGGCCAATGGGTCTCAGAAGATCATCGAGGTTGACGATGAGCGCAAGCTCCGTCCCTTCATGGAGAAGCGCATGGGAACCGAA GTTGCCGGCGACTCTCTCGGTGACGAGTTCAAGGGTTACATCCTCAAGATCACCGGTGGTAACGACAAGCAAG GTTTCCCCATGAAGCAGGGTG ttctcctccccacccgTACCCGCCTCCTCCTTGCCGATGGCCACAG ctgctaCCGCCCCCGCCGCACTGGTGAGCGCAAGCGCAAGTCCGTCCGTGGTG CCATCACCGGTCAGGACCTCGCTGTTCTTGCCCTGAGCATCGTCAAgcagggtgagggtgagctTCCCGGTCTCACCGACACCGTTGTCCCCAAGCGCCTCGGCCCCAAGCGTGCCACCAAGATCCGCCGCTTCTTCGGTCTCGACAAGAAGGACGACGTCCGCAAGTTCGTCATCCGTCGTACCGTCACCCGTGAGGGCAAGCCCGACTACACCAAGGCCCCCAAGATCCAGCGTCTGGTTACTCCCCAGCGTCTCCAGCGCAAGCGCCAGCGCATTGCCCTCAAGCGCCGTCGTGCTGAGGCTGCCCGTGAGGCTGC TAACGACTACGCCAAGCTCCTTGCCAGCCGTGTCcacgaggagaaggccaagcgCGATGAGCTCCGCAAGCGGAGAGCGTCTTCGATGAGGAAGTAA
- a CDS encoding ribose-phosphate diphosphokinase (COG:F;~EggNog:ENOG410PGG8;~InterPro:IPR029057,IPR000836,IPR000842,IPR029099, IPR005946;~PFAM:PF00156,PF14572,PF13793;~go_function: GO:0000287 - magnesium ion binding [Evidence IEA];~go_function: GO:0004749 - ribose phosphate diphosphokinase activity [Evidence IEA];~go_process: GO:0009116 - nucleoside metabolic process [Evidence IEA];~go_process: GO:0009156 - ribonucleoside monophosphate biosynthetic process [Evidence IEA];~go_process: GO:0009165 - nucleotide biosynthetic process [Evidence IEA];~go_process: GO:0044249 - cellular biosynthetic process [Evidence IEA]), producing MASNSIKLLTGNSHPELANLVAARLGIELTKIMVLQYSNQETSVTIGESVRDEDVFILQSTRPNDINDGLMELLIMINACKTASARRITAVIPNFPYARQDKKDKSRAPITAKLMANMLQTAGCNHVITMDLHASQIQGFFNVPVDNLYAEPSILKWIREHLDVSNCIIVSPDAGGAKRATAIADRLDLQFALIHKERPRPNEVSRMVLVGSVKDKIAIIVDDMADTCGTLVKAADTVMQHGAKEVNAIVVHGILSGKATQNINNSCLSRVVVTNTVPHEDKKEQCDKIETIDISPTLAEACRRTHNGESVSFLFSHAVA from the exons ATGGCTTCGAACTCGATCAAGCTCTTGACTGGTAACAGTCACCCTGAGCTTGCAAACCTTGTGGCAGCTCG GCTTGGCATTGAATTGACCAAGATCATGGTCCTCCAATATTCGAACCAGGAAACCAGTGTCACAATCGGAGAGAGTGTacgagatgaggatg TTTTCATCTTGCAGTCGACGCGGCCCAATGATATCAACGATGGACTGATGGAGCTGCTCATCATGATCAATGCTTGCAAGACCGCCTCCGCAAGACGTATCACGGCCGTCATTCCCAACTTCCCTTATGCGCGCCAAGATAAGAAGGATAAGAGCCGTGCTCCTATCACCGCCAAGCTTATGGCAAACATGCTCCAGACTGCTGGTTGCAACCACGTCATCACCATGGACCTCCATGCCAGCCAGATCCAGGGCTTCTTCAACGTTCCCGTCGATAACCTGTATGCCGAGCCTAGCATTCTGAAGTGGATCCGCGAACACCTTGATGTGAGCAACTGTATCATTGTCAGTCctgatgctggtggtgctaAGCG TGCCACTGCCATCGCCGATCGTCTCGACCTCCAGTTCGCTCTCATCCACAAGGAGCGCCCCCGCCCTAACGAGGTCTCGCGCATGGTTCTCGTTGGTAGCGTCAAGGACAAGATCGCTATTATCGTTGACGACATGGCTGATACCTGCGGTACTCTTGTCAAGGCCGCCGATACTGTGATGCAGCACGGAGCCAAGGAAGTCAACGCTATCGTCGTCCACGGTATCCTTTCCGGCAAGGCTACTcagaacatcaacaacagctGCCTGAGCCGTGTTGTTGTGACCAACACTGTTCCTCACGAAGACAAGAAGGAGCAGTGCGACAAGATCGAGACGATCGACATCAGCCCCACTCTTGCAGAGGCCTGCAGACGTACGCACAACGGCGAGTCTGTGAGCTTCCTGTTCTCGCACGCTGTCGCCTAA